One window of the Benincasa hispida cultivar B227 chromosome 3, ASM972705v1, whole genome shotgun sequence genome contains the following:
- the LOC120074581 gene encoding receptor protein kinase-like protein ZAR1: MTINNPFYFHFIGISGFYTSSSKPSLTAHPIFKTPFIPRESLPLPNSNSLFSNQLFCNSQAPQQWRIPNPSSNPQSPTPKMPPFPSFLLTFFFFFYFFLSFTSSLNSDGLSLLALKAAIESDPSHILESWSEFDSTPCHWPGIICTRDRVTQLSLPNKGLTGYIPSELGLLDSLRRLTLAFNNFSKPIPSHLYNATNLVVLDLSYNSLSGSLSDQIGDLKKLRHLDLSSNALNGSLPNRLTDLTELVGTLNLSYNRFSGEVPPSFGNLPLIVNLDIRHNNLTGKIPQVGSLLNQGPTAFSGNPSLCGFPLQTPCPEAQNPNVFPENPQNPKSLNANFPGYGGRRESSGGGVSGSAAVAVVSSIFAVVGAVSLSVWWFRRKAVVGRPEEGKTGKGSPEGESCGEMEGQDGKFVVMDERMNLELEDLLRASAYVVGKSRSGIVYKVVAGRGSSAGASIVAVRRLNDGDATLTLKDFENEIEAIGRVHHPNIVRLRAYYYATDEKLLVTDFIKNGSLHTALHGNPSSCLSPLPWCARLKIAQGAARGLAYIHEFSGRKYVHGNIKSTKILLDDDLEPYISGFGLGRLGQGAPKFTATSSKKLSSNQNVISSIMGPSISTPSAMYLAPEVREFGGKYTQKCDVYSFGVVLLELLSGRLADAGSENEGKGLECFVRKAFQEERPLTEVIDPQLVPEIYAKKQVVSTFHVALNCTELDPELRPRMRTVSESLDRIKSQ, from the exons ATGACAATAAACAACCCTTTTTATTTTCACTTTATTGGGATTAGTGGGTTCTACACTTCTTCTTCTAAGCCTTCACTCACTGCTCATCCAATTTTCAAAACCCCATTCATTCCTCGAGAAtctctccctcttccaaatTCAAATTCCCTCTTCTCTAACCAACTCTTCTGCAACTCCCAAGCTCCTCAACAATGGCGGATTCCAAACCCCTCATCTAATCCCCAATCTCCAACCCCCAAAATGCCCCCATTTCCCTCCTTCCTActcaccttcttcttcttcttctacttcttcctttctttcacTTCCTCTCTCAACTCCGATGGCCTCTCCCTCCTCGCCCTCAAGGCCGCCATTGAATCCGACCCATCTCACATTCTCGAGTCCTGGTCCGAGTTCGATTCCACCCCATGTCACTGGCCCGGAATCATCTGCACTCGCGACCGAGTCACTCAGCTCTCTCTCCCCAACAAAGGCCTCACCGGCTACATCCCTTCCGAACTCGGCCTCCTCGATTCCCTCCGCCGCCTCACTCTCGCCTTCAACAATTTCTCTAAACCCATTCCTTCCCATCTCTACAACGCTACAAATCTCGTCGTTCTAGACCTTTCCTACAACTCCCTCTCTGGGTCGCTTTCCGATCAAATCGGCGACCTCAAGAAGCTTCGGCATCTCGATTTATCCTCAAATGCCCTCAATGGTTCTCTCCCTAATCGCCTCACTGACCTAACCGAACTCGTCGGAACTCTCAATTTGTCCTACAATCGATTCTCCGGCGAGGTTCCGCCTTCCTTCGGTAACCTCCCGCTGATCGTGAATCTCGACATCCGTCACAACAATCTCACCGGAAAAATCCCCCAAGTGGGTTCGCTGTTGAATCAAGGCCCGACGGCGTTCTCCGGCAACCCGAGTCTATGTGGGTTTCCGTTACAAACGCCATGTCCGGAAGCGCAGAACCCGAACGTCTTTCCTGAGAATCCGCAGAATCCCAAGTCACTGAACGCGAACTTCCCGGGCTACGGCGGCCGGAGAGAGAGTAGCGGCGGCGGCGTGTCTGGGTCGGCGGCAGTGGCAGTGGTGTCGTCGATATTCGCAGTGGTGGGGGCGGTGTCGCTGTCGGTATGGTGGTTCCGGAGGAAGGCGGTAGTGGGGAGGCCAGAGGAGGGCAAAACGGGAAAGGGGAGTCCGGAAGGGGAAAGTTGCGGGGAAATGGAAGGGCAAGATGGTAAATTCGTGGTGATGGATGAAAGGATGAATTTGGAATTAGAGGATTTGTTGAGGGCATCAGCGTACGTGGTGGGGAAGAGTAGGAGTGGGATAGTGTATAAAGTAGTGGCGGGGCGGGGATCTAGTGCAGGCGCGAGTATTGTAGCTGTAAGGAGACTTAACGACGGTGATGCCACGTTGACGTTGAAGGATTTTGAGAATGAGATCGAGGCCATTGGTAGGGTTCATCATCCCAACATCGTACGGTTGAGAGCTTATTACTATGCAACTGATGAGAAATTGCTCGTCACTGATTTCATCAAGAATGGAAGCTTGCACACTGCGCTACATG GAAATCCTTCTAGTTGTTTGTCACCTCTGCCATGGTGTGCAAGGTTAAAAATTGCCCAAGGAGCTGCAAGGGGTTTGGCATACATTCATGAATTTAGTGGTCGGAAATACGTACATGGAAACATAAAATCAACGAAAATCCTTCTCGACGACGATTTGGAGCCATATATTTCAGGTTTTGGACTCGGTCGTCTCGGCCAAGGAGCACCTAAGTTCACTGCAACCTCCTCTAAGAAGTTGAGCTCAAACCAAAATGTAATAAGCTCAATCATGGGGCCAAGCATTTCAACTCCCTCGGCGATGTACTTGGCGCCCGAGGTTCGGGAGTTTGGAGGGAAGTACACACAGAAATGTGATGTATATTCGTTCGGCGTCGTGCTTCTGGAACTTTTGAGTGGTAGATTGGCGGATGCAGGATCGGAAAATGAGGGGAAGGGGTTGGAATGTTTCGTTAGAAAGGCGTTTCAAGAAGAGCGCCCCTTGACCGAGGTTATAGACCCCCAACTTGTGCCTGAGATTTATGCGAAGAAACAAGTAGTTTCGACATTTCACGTTGCGTTGAATTGCACTGAGCTTGATCCTGAGCTGCGCCCCAGAATGAGAACGGTGTCGGAGAGTCTCGATCGAATCAAATCTCAGTGA